From the genome of Anaerolineales bacterium:
GGCAGGGACTCCGGTCGCCGAGCCGGCATGGTTCGCCAGGCTAACCACACTCCGGCCCGGGCACTCGTTCGGCATCGGCGCGGCGCTCGCCAGCATCACGCCCAAGATGATCCTGCTGACGCTCGCTGCCGCCATGATCATCGGGCGGACGTCTCCTGCGCCGCGCAGCTCCCCTGGCCGCCGACTTCTTCTATGCCACCCTGGCCAGCATCCCCGTCGCCATTCCAGTCGCCCTGTACCTCAGCCGGGGTGAGCGCGCCCGGACCACCTTCGGGCGCTGGAAGGACTGGCTGCTGCGCAACAACAACGCCTTGATGGCCGCCGTCTCTCTCTTGACCGGTCTTCTGTTGTTCGGAGCAGGCCTGACCGAACTTGGAGCCTGAGGGCCTGCCTGCATCGCCAGCCTAGATCCTAGCGCTTCGGCGACCCACGACTGTGCTACGGAGGATCGTTCCCCCGGGGCTCCGGCACCCATGACCCAGCCTGCGCTGGAGAGGCTTGCCGATCCGGGGAACCGCAACCCCCCGGGGATTCAGCGGATGCGGGCTATCCTTTGCCGTCTCGGACATGCGCCGCACGCCTGCGGGACGCCGGGCTTCAACGATGGCTCCCCTGCCCATTGAGCCCTGGGGCTGCCCCACTCCCTGGGCCTTCTGCCTGAGCCCCACGCCTCAAGGGCGAATTGGAGGAACAGAATTAGGGCCAACAGGTGTACAATTCTGTTGAATCCTCCGAGAATTCCCGCACCACATTCGAATTTACCCTCGGTTTGCCGCTAGCGGCCCATCGGCGGAGGCAT
Proteins encoded in this window:
- a CDS encoding GAP family protein, with translation VLAVILILFSERARRNGAAFLAGWYLGLLVLSWVIVALLTRLGFFSSGLGGSSPSAGLVVVLGLLLLLLAIQQWRTRPRAGTPVAEPAWFARLTTLRPGHSFGIGAALASITPKMILLTLAAAMIIGRTSPAPRSSPGRRLLLCHPGQHPRRHSSRPVPQPG